One genomic segment of Bacteroidota bacterium includes these proteins:
- a CDS encoding N-acetylmuramoyl-L-alanine amidase, translating into MNSNVKILPVIILVFMCSAFSNSNAELPPASLYKLKTVVIDAGHGGHDGGCSGSFSKEKIVTLSIALKLGKMIEENFPDVKVIYTRKTDVFIELYERASIANRNDADLFISIHCNANQSTSPYGTETYVMGLHKTEANLSVAKRENDVVLMETNYSKHYEGFNPNDPTANIIFSLFQHAFMEQSILFASKVEEQFTTTGQRKSRGVKQAGFLVLWKTSMPAVLIETGFLTNITEEKFLGKEDGQQKIADCIFKAFTSYKTKMENTNGLTENTYADNTNTQSTITKETLSSGEVEYRIQFLTSGNQLTTTDSKLQKLTGEPISFVEESGIYKYRLGPFNSLEEAVKKQTEMRTLGFSDAFVIALKDNIRISVEEAKAIQPK; encoded by the coding sequence ATGAATAGCAACGTAAAGATACTACCTGTAATTATACTCGTTTTTATGTGCTCTGCATTTAGCAATAGCAATGCAGAACTTCCACCTGCATCTTTATATAAATTAAAGACAGTAGTTATTGATGCAGGGCATGGTGGACATGATGGAGGATGCAGTGGCAGTTTTTCAAAAGAGAAAATTGTAACACTTTCCATTGCATTGAAATTGGGTAAAATGATTGAAGAAAATTTTCCGGATGTTAAAGTGATTTATACCCGCAAGACTGATGTATTTATAGAATTGTATGAGCGAGCATCAATAGCCAACCGCAATGATGCAGATTTATTTATTAGTATTCATTGCAATGCAAATCAGTCCACTTCACCTTATGGGACAGAAACTTATGTAATGGGTTTACATAAAACAGAAGCAAACTTATCTGTTGCAAAACGTGAAAATGATGTTGTGCTCATGGAAACTAATTATTCAAAACATTATGAGGGATTTAATCCAAATGATCCGACTGCAAATATTATTTTTTCGTTGTTTCAACATGCATTCATGGAGCAGAGTATTTTATTTGCATCCAAAGTGGAAGAGCAATTTACCACAACCGGACAGCGAAAAAGCAGAGGTGTAAAACAAGCGGGATTTTTAGTGTTATGGAAAACAAGTATGCCTGCAGTATTAATTGAAACAGGTTTTTTAACCAACATTACTGAGGAGAAATTTTTAGGAAAAGAGGATGGTCAACAAAAAATTGCAGACTGTATTTTCAAAGCATTTACATCCTATAAAACCAAAATGGAAAATACAAATGGATTAACGGAAAACACTTACGCCGATAATACGAATACACAATCAACAATTACAAAAGAAACGTTATCAAGTGGAGAAGTAGAATACAGAATACAATTTTTAACATCGGGAAACCAATTAACCACCACGGATTCTAAATTGCAAAAATTAACTGGTGAACCTATCAGTTTTGTAGAAGAATCCGGTATATATAAATATCGCTTAGGGCCCTTTAATTCTCTGGAAGAGGCAGTGAAAAAACAAACTGAAATGCGCACTCTCGGCTTTTCTGATGCCTTTGTAATTGCACTGAAAGATAATATCCGCATTTCCGTTGAAGAAGCTAAGGCAATACAACCAAAATAA
- a CDS encoding MCE family protein, with translation MKYSKEIKVGALALGAVLILLLGVNYLKGINLFNKGADYYVEYSHIPGLMKGDAIQINGYPIGRVKDIGIANVHSGIIFVVLNITEPIQVPSDSKATIRSADLLGEKFIALQLGASEVYLKPGDTIAGDIESDITNQIREELRPLTEKVQSMIVSVDTAITVMSSIFTPAFKDDFGTSISNIKQTLETFNDAAKRMDALLKRQEPQIESIITGISVNIADNETELHRIITNLNTITDSLATINWGAFGSSLDSTITSLNSILQKIDSSEGTLGKMVNDEELYENLVKISENLDRITQEIESNPKKYLPPLIQIGGQSKSDEK, from the coding sequence TTGAAGTATAGCAAAGAAATTAAAGTAGGTGCACTTGCACTTGGAGCGGTGTTGATTTTATTGTTAGGTGTGAATTATCTAAAGGGAATTAATCTGTTTAATAAAGGTGCTGATTATTATGTAGAATACAGCCATATACCCGGATTAATGAAAGGAGATGCAATTCAAATTAACGGATATCCGATAGGCAGAGTAAAAGACATTGGTATTGCCAATGTACATTCCGGGATAATATTCGTTGTGTTGAATATTACTGAACCAATACAAGTTCCATCAGATTCAAAAGCTACAATCCGAAGCGCAGATCTATTAGGTGAAAAATTTATTGCATTACAATTAGGAGCGAGTGAAGTTTATCTTAAACCGGGTGATACAATTGCTGGTGATATAGAATCGGATATTACAAATCAGATTCGTGAAGAGTTGCGACCACTTACTGAAAAAGTACAAAGCATGATTGTTTCTGTAGATACTGCCATCACTGTGATGAGCAGCATTTTTACACCTGCGTTTAAAGATGATTTCGGAACCAGTATCAGTAATATTAAACAGACATTAGAAACCTTTAATGATGCAGCAAAACGCATGGATGCATTATTGAAAAGACAAGAGCCACAAATTGAAAGTATTATCACAGGCATTTCAGTTAACATAGCAGATAATGAAACAGAATTACATAGAATCATTACTAATTTAAATACTATTACAGATAGCCTTGCTACAATAAATTGGGGCGCATTTGGTTCCAGCCTAGATAGCACAATTACTTCATTGAACAGCATACTTCAAAAAATAGATTCTTCAGAAGGTACACTCGGTAAGATGGTGAATGATGAAGAACTCTATGAAAACCTCGTTAAGATTTCTGAAAATTTAGATCGCATTACTCAGGAAATAGAATCTAATCCAAAGAAATATCTGCCGCCACTTATTCAAATTGGTGGTCAAAGTAAAAGTGATGAAAAATAA